ATGAAAGTGCCTGTCTGAACATGCTCCTGAAGGATGGCAGTCTGGTGAACACCTGGGTCCTCCGTTCAGCACCAGAGCCACCAGCCTCTCTGGACGACATGCAGTTGTTGTTGGTGTTCCACACACCAAGCTGGGCCAGTTCTTCCTCTAAAGCCCCTGACAGCTCCTTCAGCTCCCTGGAGGCATCTGTTCTCAGGTACTGCCAGGCTTTGTGGCCGCTGTGGTCCCGCAGGCTTGTGTTGGCACCGTAGGCTCCCACCAACACCTTGATGACCATCTCGTGTCCCTGCAGGGCAGCCAGATGCAGGGGTGTCAGCCCACCGCTGGCTGTGGGAATGTTGACATCTGCACGGTAGCCCTTCTTCTCTGCACAGGTGATCACCTCGATCAGGGCCTCATGGCAGCCATGCTTGGCCAGCCAGTGGAGGGCAGTGAACCCTGTCACAAAATCTCTCCTGTTCAGCAGGGTGGGATCCATGTCTACCAACCTCACAATGCTCTCAGGGTCCCCCTGGGCCACAGTCAGCATCCACTCATGCTCGAGGGGGTCTAGGGCTAAGGACAAGTCCTCAGGGCTCTGTTCCAACCTCTGCTCCAGCTCTTGTTGCGTCCCCacagcagggctgctgctgctggctatcTTCTGAGCAGTTGCAAGCCACATAGCTCCCTCGCCTCCACTGCTCTGCAGCAGAACCTCCTTCAGACCTCTCCGCCGCGCGCTGCCCCGGCCTATGGAGAGCCTGGCTGTGTCAGAGCTCACATCCCAGTTACCTGAACCTCTACTAACCCTGCCCATGCTCCTGATCAGGTCCCTCTTCTGTGACTGGCGGAGATTCACg
This region of Chrysemys picta bellii isolate R12L10 chromosome 9, ASM1138683v2, whole genome shotgun sequence genomic DNA includes:
- the SOWAHD gene encoding ankyrin repeat domain-containing protein SOWAHD; the protein is MPLGEPQEQILGMVKAAGDIMARMQKEESLEVPKGTKPHVLPEASQSQAEALTDSRAPNPKVQALSSSSAAAAVGNVNLRQSQKRDLIRSMGRVSRGSGNWDVSSDTARLSIGRGSARRRGLKEVLLQSSGGEGAMWLATAQKIASSSSPAVGTQQELEQRLEQSPEDLSLALDPLEHEWMLTVAQGDPESIVRLVDMDPTLLNRRDFVTGFTALHWLAKHGCHEALIEVITCAEKKGYRADVNIPTASGGLTPLHLAALQGHEMVIKVLVGAYGANTSLRDHSGHKAWQYLRTDASRELKELSGALEEELAQLGVWNTNNNCMSSREAGGSGAERRTQVFTRLPSFRSMFRQALSFFQDL